One part of the Arthrobacter sp. EM1 genome encodes these proteins:
- a CDS encoding phosphodiester glycosidase family protein: MTPPTLRKGAAAIAAVALGLPAAFIAPTGVSFADTAVPASQVHGRQDGGKLELGAPDLPETRTVTTLAPGLTRTSITRGAPDAALFWTAEVAIPSTSADPDAPASALSDAATAEAVALKLRDAGVQARVEHVQSPQLADAGGDLGYRVRAGAFESKDAGTATISQLKAAGYAASALYTGWDGDAGTAGTTRGPWKLEVLTLDPKTFRGELTSGFGPDLQDRETTSQLATAETALAGVNGGYFVLDPRAGAPGDPAGTAVVGGKLLSEPVADRPALVIDGKKNESSIKRLTWSGRISSPGHGAPLALDGLNRVPGLIRNCGGTGDLPTNLPLHDATCTDPDETVAFSGEFGPSTPSGPGLEVILDQHGTVTAVNNARGAAVPAAGSTVQATGADVAKLKDVAILGKRLDVESDLSNEAGKVEKTGGATSVVNGGPMLVSGGVENITARKDGMVHADDNNSFYYGWVHKRNPRTIAGVDAQGRTLLVTADGRQTTSLGLSIKEAADVARSLGMVDAINLDGGGSTTMVVAGQVVNSPSDAAGQRPVGDALLVLPRRKN, from the coding sequence ATGACACCTCCCACTTTGCGAAAAGGTGCGGCCGCAATTGCCGCCGTTGCCCTTGGACTTCCTGCAGCCTTCATTGCTCCAACAGGCGTGTCCTTCGCAGACACCGCGGTGCCTGCATCCCAGGTACACGGACGGCAGGACGGCGGCAAACTCGAACTCGGCGCCCCGGATCTTCCCGAGACGCGAACCGTCACCACCTTGGCCCCTGGCCTGACACGGACTTCCATCACCCGCGGCGCTCCGGACGCCGCGCTGTTCTGGACCGCCGAAGTCGCCATCCCGTCCACATCTGCCGATCCCGACGCTCCGGCTTCCGCATTGTCGGATGCAGCGACAGCCGAGGCGGTGGCCCTCAAACTCCGGGACGCCGGAGTCCAGGCGCGGGTTGAGCACGTCCAGTCACCCCAGCTCGCCGACGCCGGCGGAGACCTGGGATACCGTGTGCGCGCCGGCGCGTTTGAATCGAAGGACGCCGGCACGGCAACGATCAGCCAGCTCAAGGCAGCAGGCTACGCCGCCTCCGCCTTGTACACCGGCTGGGACGGTGATGCCGGGACCGCAGGGACAACCCGGGGCCCCTGGAAGCTGGAAGTCCTCACTCTTGATCCGAAGACTTTCCGGGGTGAGCTCACCTCCGGGTTCGGCCCGGACCTGCAGGACCGGGAAACCACAAGCCAGCTCGCGACAGCCGAAACTGCCCTGGCCGGGGTGAACGGCGGCTACTTCGTCCTGGACCCGAGGGCCGGTGCACCAGGCGACCCGGCCGGAACCGCAGTGGTCGGCGGCAAACTGCTCAGCGAACCCGTCGCGGACCGGCCGGCTCTGGTCATCGACGGCAAAAAGAACGAATCATCAATCAAACGGCTGACCTGGAGCGGTCGCATCTCGTCCCCCGGCCACGGCGCGCCGCTGGCCCTTGACGGCCTGAACCGGGTACCGGGGCTGATCCGCAACTGCGGAGGTACCGGCGATCTTCCCACCAACCTGCCCCTGCACGACGCCACTTGCACGGACCCCGACGAGACCGTCGCCTTCAGCGGGGAGTTTGGTCCCTCCACACCGTCCGGTCCGGGACTCGAAGTAATCCTCGATCAACACGGCACCGTAACAGCGGTCAACAACGCCCGGGGTGCAGCCGTCCCGGCCGCCGGCAGCACAGTGCAAGCCACCGGAGCGGACGTGGCCAAGCTCAAGGATGTGGCCATCCTCGGCAAACGCCTCGATGTCGAATCGGACCTGAGCAATGAAGCCGGCAAGGTGGAGAAGACCGGCGGGGCCACCTCCGTCGTCAACGGCGGGCCGATGCTCGTCTCCGGCGGCGTCGAGAACATCACCGCCCGAAAGGACGGTATGGTTCACGCCGACGACAACAACAGTTTCTATTACGGCTGGGTCCACAAGCGCAACCCGAGGACCATCGCGGGCGTCGACGCCCAAGGGCGCACCCTCCTGGTCACGGCCGACGGACGCCAAACCACATCGCTCGGGCTGAGCATCAAAGAAGCCGCCGACG
- a CDS encoding SDR family oxidoreductase, translating to MSSQQDLLRGRVAVVTGSTRGLGFAMARVLGHRGATVVLASRSEVDVAAAVERLRTEGIAASGRHCDTGELADVEALREEALGRGMLDIWVNNAGAAGVFGPTASTPVDDFTRVVRTNILGTFHGSRVALPVFLAQGHGDLVNIYGQGDQGPVALQNAYTSSKRWVRQFTETLRRETKSSGVRVHGMNPGLVMTDMLGHITSQPGYGHRLGGLQIVVGLWGQTADDAARPIVELVTSDAAEYRYLSRTTMVTRGVRNVLAGRLRRANRMPLDVTVLGGAGRD from the coding sequence ATGAGTTCACAACAAGATCTCCTGCGCGGGCGCGTGGCCGTCGTGACTGGCTCGACACGTGGTTTGGGGTTTGCCATGGCCAGGGTCCTGGGGCACAGGGGCGCCACTGTGGTGCTGGCGTCCAGGTCGGAGGTCGACGTCGCGGCCGCCGTCGAGCGGCTGCGCACGGAAGGGATAGCGGCGTCCGGACGTCACTGCGACACCGGAGAACTGGCCGACGTCGAGGCCCTGCGCGAGGAGGCCCTCGGCCGCGGGATGCTCGACATCTGGGTAAACAACGCAGGTGCCGCCGGCGTCTTTGGGCCGACGGCGTCTACCCCGGTCGACGACTTCACGCGGGTGGTGCGCACGAATATCCTCGGCACGTTCCACGGCTCCAGGGTCGCGTTGCCAGTGTTCCTCGCCCAGGGCCACGGCGACCTCGTTAACATCTACGGCCAAGGCGACCAGGGTCCGGTGGCGCTGCAGAACGCCTATACCTCGAGCAAGCGCTGGGTCCGCCAGTTCACCGAGACGCTGCGCCGGGAGACCAAAAGCAGCGGCGTGCGGGTACATGGCATGAACCCCGGACTGGTGATGACGGACATGCTGGGGCACATCACCTCCCAGCCCGGGTACGGGCACCGACTGGGCGGGCTGCAGATCGTCGTCGGACTCTGGGGGCAGACCGCCGACGACGCAGCGCGCCCCATCGTGGAACTCGTCACCTCGGATGCCGCCGAGTACCGGTATCTGAGCAGGACAACAATGGTGACCCGGGGGGTGCGCAACGTGCTGGCCGGGCGCCTGCGGCGCGCCAACCGCATGCCCCTGGACGTCACAGTCCTTGGCGGGGCCGGCCGGGACTGA
- a CDS encoding MBL fold metallo-hydrolase: MSGGSAQGLRIDRLVTSGTFSLDGGTWDVDNNVWIVGDESECVVIDPAHNAGAVAAAVAGRRVKAILLTHGHDDHIAAVGDFRGRVGAPVYLNRDDWMLWERVFPGTEPDHAIEDGDSFEVAGARLVALHTPGHSPGSMCFLLAKEGTVFSGDTLFQGGPGATGRSYSDFPTIIESIKGRLLTLPADTVVRTGHGDPTTVGAEAPQLQDWIARGH, encoded by the coding sequence GTGAGCGGAGGTTCCGCGCAGGGCCTCCGGATCGACCGTCTGGTCACCTCGGGTACCTTCTCGCTCGACGGCGGCACCTGGGATGTTGACAACAACGTCTGGATCGTGGGCGACGAGTCGGAGTGCGTTGTGATCGACCCGGCGCATAACGCCGGTGCCGTGGCCGCAGCCGTTGCGGGCCGGAGAGTGAAGGCGATCCTGTTGACCCACGGACACGACGACCACATCGCCGCCGTCGGCGATTTCCGCGGCCGCGTCGGCGCGCCGGTATATCTGAACCGGGACGACTGGATGCTGTGGGAGCGGGTCTTCCCGGGAACCGAACCGGACCACGCGATCGAGGACGGCGACAGCTTCGAGGTCGCCGGCGCCCGGCTCGTGGCCCTGCACACGCCCGGACATTCGCCGGGTTCCATGTGCTTCCTGCTGGCGAAGGAGGGAACCGTTTTCAGCGGCGACACCCTGTTCCAGGGCGGTCCGGGGGCCACCGGCCGGTCCTACAGCGATTTCCCCACCATCATCGAGTCCATCAAGGGCCGGCTGCTGACGCTGCCGGCGGACACCGTGGTCCGGACCGGGCACGGTGACCCGACCACTGTCGGTGCCGAAGCGCCGCAGCTGCAGGACTGGATCGCCCGGGGCCACTAG